From Nicotiana tabacum cultivar K326 chromosome 22, ASM71507v2, whole genome shotgun sequence, one genomic window encodes:
- the LOC107785575 gene encoding protein PARTING DANCERS-like isoform X2 yields the protein MSQGGFGGSMPLSNTTSLPTLCSNGVCVMSSTWRDAQNPSFLNFISRFLNESSFRLNILPIAPDFIFIFGGLSVAFMFVTNWDVVDKESIFRKAEKVKEQFASFYVVITLSSKEQNDSFIHSYFKYVVQPGGPTFVPVQDFEMGFEKIVKIAHARGVCKRQGVLAKLKAEEKSVQAMEIYQQVVTSIPGVDSHDANVLYQTIGSIEAIAKSSKEYILETTDLSPTTAETITRFFRDPKFYLGPKIG from the exons ATGAGTCAAGGAGGATTCGGCGGTTCGATGCCATTATCAAATACTACAAGCTTACCGACTTTAT GTAGCAATGGCGTTTGTGTGATGAGTAGCACATGGAGAGATGCACAGAACCCGTCCTTTCTCAATTTCATCTCTCGCTTTCTCAATGAAAGTTCTTTCCGTTTAAATATTCTTCCAATTGCACCA GATTTTATCTTTATCTTTGGCGGTTTGTCGGTTGCTTTCATGTTTGTGACCAATTGGGATGTCGTCGACAAGGAATCTATCTTTAGAAA AGCTGAGAAAGTGAAGGAGCAGTTTGCAAGCTTCTATGTGGTTATCACCCTTTCTTCAAAGGAACAGAATGATTCTTTCATACACTCCTATTTCAA GTATGTAGTGCAACCTGGAGGGCCAACATTTGTTCCTGTGCAAGACTTTGAGATGGGCTTTGAAAAAATTGTGAAGATAGCACATGCTCGTGGGG tgtgcaaacgACAGGGTGTATTGGCAAAATTAAAAGCTGAG GAAAAATCAGTACAGGCAATGGAGATTTACCAACAAGTGGTTACATCAATCCCTGGTGTTGACAGCCATGATGCAAATGTG CTTTATCAAACTATTGGTTCAATTGAAGCAATAGCTAAGTCATCAAAGGAGTACATTCTGGAAACGACTGACCTCTCACCCACGACAGCTGAGACAATCACAAGGTTTTTCAGGGATCCAAAGTTTTATCTGGGTCCCAAAATTGGCTGA
- the LOC107785575 gene encoding protein PARTING DANCERS-like isoform X1, whose product MSQGGFGGSMPLSNTTSLPTLCSNGVCVMSSTWRDAQNPSFLNFISRFLNESSFRLNILPIAPDFIFIFGGLSVAFMFVTNWDVVDKESIFRKAEKVKEQFASFYVVITLSSKEQNDSFIHSYFKYVVQPGGPTFVPVQDFEMGFEKIVKIAHARGVCKRQGVLAKLKAEKEKSVQAMEIYQQVVTSIPGVDSHDANVLYQTIGSIEAIAKSSKEYILETTDLSPTTAETITRFFRDPKFYLGPKIG is encoded by the exons ATGAGTCAAGGAGGATTCGGCGGTTCGATGCCATTATCAAATACTACAAGCTTACCGACTTTAT GTAGCAATGGCGTTTGTGTGATGAGTAGCACATGGAGAGATGCACAGAACCCGTCCTTTCTCAATTTCATCTCTCGCTTTCTCAATGAAAGTTCTTTCCGTTTAAATATTCTTCCAATTGCACCA GATTTTATCTTTATCTTTGGCGGTTTGTCGGTTGCTTTCATGTTTGTGACCAATTGGGATGTCGTCGACAAGGAATCTATCTTTAGAAA AGCTGAGAAAGTGAAGGAGCAGTTTGCAAGCTTCTATGTGGTTATCACCCTTTCTTCAAAGGAACAGAATGATTCTTTCATACACTCCTATTTCAA GTATGTAGTGCAACCTGGAGGGCCAACATTTGTTCCTGTGCAAGACTTTGAGATGGGCTTTGAAAAAATTGTGAAGATAGCACATGCTCGTGGGG tgtgcaaacgACAGGGTGTATTGGCAAAATTAAAAGCTGAG AAGGAAAAATCAGTACAGGCAATGGAGATTTACCAACAAGTGGTTACATCAATCCCTGGTGTTGACAGCCATGATGCAAATGTG CTTTATCAAACTATTGGTTCAATTGAAGCAATAGCTAAGTCATCAAAGGAGTACATTCTGGAAACGACTGACCTCTCACCCACGACAGCTGAGACAATCACAAGGTTTTTCAGGGATCCAAAGTTTTATCTGGGTCCCAAAATTGGCTGA
- the LOC107785573 gene encoding uncharacterized protein LOC107785573, whose amino-acid sequence MAGDQAPLDDSTTASYTNSQTAMDSTNPLYMHPSENVGSMLVPLAFDGSGYRSWKRGVLRALSVKNKTGFINEKRKRPDPNSPMFNQWERCDDMVTSWILNSLSKDLEDSLQYVKDAEELWQELEDRYDQTNGAKLYQLQKKINDLTQGSLDITGYYTKMKKLWEELSTLNANARCTCNCTCGAKASMHKAKQDRRLIQFLTGLNELYTIVRGSILMMNPLPSLAQAFSILIQEEKQREMRPQSQLLMESTTLNAGRAGNNNFRNTNGNGYNNFKMNYNQHANNNTGSSVFRGSYPQNRSRLYCEFCKRPGHSKDKCYKLHGYPQNSPQSSQQSRFNKGK is encoded by the coding sequence ATGGCTGGAGATCAAGCTCCTTTAGATGATTCAACCACCGCAAGCTACACAAATTCACAAACTGCTATGGATTCGACCAATCCGTTATACATGCATCCTTCAGAGAATGTTGGATCTATGCTGGTTCCATTGGCCTTCGATGGATCTGGTTACAGGTCTTGGAAGAGAGGAGTTTTAAGAGCACTATCTGTGAAGAACAAAACAGGATTTATAAATGAAAAACGTAAAAGGCCAGATCCAAATTCCCCCATGTTCAATCAATGGGAAAGATGTGATGATATGGTTACTTCGTGGATACTAAATTCATTGTCCAAAGATCTAGAAGATAGTCTACAATATGTGAAAGATGCTGAAGAACTATGGCAGGAGCTGGAGGACAGATATGATCAAACGAATGGAGCTAAATTATATCAATTACAAAAGAAAATCAATGACTTAACTCAGGGATCACTTGACATTACTGGATATTATACAAAGATGAAGAAGTTGTGGGAAGAACTCAGTACTTTGAATGCTAATGCACGTTGCACTTGCAACTGTACATGTGGAGCTAAGGCAAGTATGCATAAGGCAAAGCAAGATAGGAGGCTAATTCAATTTCTGACGGGACTAAATGAGTTATATACAATAGTGAGAGGCAGTATTCTTATGATGAACCCATTGCCTTCCTTAGCACAAGCCTTTTCCATCCTCATTCAAGAAGAAAAGCAAAGGGAGATGAGGCCACAGAGTCAACTGCTTATGGAGTCCACAACCTTAAATGCAGGTAGAGCTGGTAACAACAATTTCAGGAACACAAATGGAAATGGATATAACAACTTCAAAATGAACTATAATCAGCATGCAAATAACAACACTGGGAGTAGTGTGTTTAGGGGGAGCTACCCTCAGAATAGATCTCGTTTGTACTGTGAGTTTTGCAAGAGGCCAGGGCATTCCAAGGACAAATGTTACAAGCTACATGGTTATCCACAAAACTCACCACAGAGTTCACAGCAGTCCAGATTCAATAAAGGCAAATGA